The genomic interval CTTCAGTTGAATATGAAATAAAGCAAACGAACTTACAAATATTTGTGgttgtttgtttgactgttttCTCTTGGGAATTTGTAAAAATGGGGTCTTACAAACTAATTAAGTGAGTGTTATTACTCTGAAAGTAAATACGGCGATATCTGATACCGCTTGATGCGCTTATAACTCAAGTTTATGTAGATAACACATAATTGCATTTTTGTATAAGGAACTGATAGTCGCACAAAAAAGATAATTCAAACATTGTGATAGCTTTGTTGATGATCTTCTGATTAACTGTTTGATTTCGTGGCAGCGAGCACACTCTTGAAACAATGAATAGTCATCTTTGTGGAGCTGTGCAGCCAATCACAGTTATGCAGTTATCAGGGGAATACATTCAGTTGTGGAAACCGTGGAAACACATCATTGCTAAACTGCAATTTTGCGcttgaaaacattttccatttgaaTCTTTCTTTCATGGTAAGTTATGGGAAGTTGTTCgttcttctttttcaagagaTCTGACTTCCAAATAGTAGCCTTTATCATGGTGCGATTCTgttgaaattgtttgatttaTATAACCACGTctattaaacaaaagaagaagtagTGTACATTATAGTTAAGTTTCTCTAAACACTGCATTAGTACTGTTTTTCGCTTTGGAGTTTtctgtttattgttttcatgaCAGATTGAATCACTAGTGTACTTGAAACGAGGATTTCATCgcaaaaacagttttttttcaatgcttTGCACGCAGAGGTCACTAAAGTGGTCGAAAAGTATGCATGAGGAATCATAACATTTTATGCAACAACTTTAGACGCCAAACGAAcatcttttatatttttaatggCAGATCCGTTTTTCTTAGTAATTAGTCAGCCAGTACAGATGAGACTAATTAATTAAATGTTTACTGACTAATTTTTCATGTAGGAACGACGAAGATCGTCATGAGAAGTAGTTAAATTTTTGACAAACTGATTTGGGTTGGCTTGCATTCAGTTGTCAATTGCCATGCCATACCAAGGCGGGAGATATCTACCTCCCATAGGTAAATAAATCTTATTATTTACTTACTTTTGTTCGTTGTTTTTGGAGATGTGTCGTAGGTAAAGATACTCGCGAAGGGTTACTTTGCAGGCAACATTTTGATCAACATGCTTTTCCAGACTGGTGCATGAAAGAAGTGCAATGAAAGCTTGATAAATCTTTCTGTGAATCTTCAGTAACAACTACGAACATTTAAACATTTGGGTAGAGCATTTGTTTCATCTCTCTCTCCTTCTTTCTCTGTGTCTCTTAGCCCTACTTTTCTGTATCTTATCATTTTTTAGCAACTCCAATTCAGACAACATATCAGAAGGACtacgtcagtcagtcagtggaACCCCCAAAATCCTTTAAATTCAGATCTATCAGCAACTTACGTGAGTATAACCGGATACgctttatttttgaaaaaaaaaattttttatgaagttatttttttggaaGGAATAGTGAGATATAGTTgcaaaattcaaacaaaaaggcTACATCAGTCGTTTGTTATAAGATCTAGCAATATTACAGCTGCACCATTAACTTTCTACGAGCTCAACGGAAACTGTCAACGTTCctgaattaaaatgtatttatttgtttttcagctcCGATTAACTATTCAAATTATCGTAATGTAAGCAAATCAACGAAGTACAGGGACGAGTACCAAGGAACTTTTGGGCCAGCAGCTCCGAGCGCCAAGtaattttcataacaaatttTATGGCATTCATCTTTATCTCTTAATCTCATTTACTTGGCTGTCGCTTTCTATTTGTCTGAAATGGCCGGTCAGTGCCTGAACCAACTGTTGTAAGATTATCAAACAAAGAATGAGTACTTGAATACTGATATGAATgctctgtttttcttcttcttcttcttcgtttGTCCTTTTCTagtcttttatttatttatttattttttgtctgtTGCCATTTTTTTGCAACATTTGAGAGATAATTTCTTATTCtctattttggcaaaaaaagttgtggtttaaacattctgattttttttctcttccccaGGCCACCCCCATACGACTACCCTTCAGAGGACCCTATTGGGGTATCGACTTACAAAGCGAATTTTAGAGAGACCAACTTTCCAAGACAAGGTCCTCACCCCACTTCACCACTGCGGAAAAACAATCCACACCCAAAAACCATGACCAATGCGTTTAATTACCCGAACAGGGTAAGTTTTTCTTTAGGGGAAACGGaggatttctttttcttggggTGGGGAGAGcggaatcacatggttttcagaggggAAGGATGGGGGGAACAGTCGTGGCCAACAGAGAGTAGAGGTGCAActttagaaaattgactgcaaatTAACTGCCATTAAGGAGAGGGGGATAATTAGAACATTACCGAGATAATATGACCAGTTTATACTCTCTTGATATTACTAAGTTTTATGGGgggatcaagtaaattttatcctGACCCAATCAAAATCTTCCGACCTggccttcccccccccctccccctcctcctaAACTAATATCTATCATACGATGTAAAGAGTTATGGGCTATCAAGgctatttcttttttctttggagGGTTAAGAAGCTAGGTATTTCATTTTTCTACATCATATATAAGCAGGGTCAATGTACGCCATATTTACCATATCTGGAGAACGTGAGGACACCCTTTGTTCACCAGACCGGTTAGGCCTATAACAACGCTGAAACCAACTTTCGTGGCCAGCTGCAAACATGATCGGTCACTTTCAACGTACTTTTTTAGCAGAGAGACGCCACTGACTGAATTAACCTAACTTTTTTTGTCTCCTATTCTGTCATCCCGAAATACAAAGCCCTCTTAATTGTGCCTTAAATTAAGTTATagttttaatgaatttttttctgcttttcagGGTTATTGGGTATGGCCACACAGACTGCAACcaataaaatttcaataactCTGACTGATGATCACAGCTAATAAAGTAACTTCAAGATGTGCTTTGAAGAGTTATGATTAGGGATGCGTCACTCCACCTTGGGTCATTTTAATTTAAGCGCCACAGAGAATTAACGAGTAAATAAGCCTTAAAATAATCATCCGTTTTCCAGGGTTGGTAGGCAAACgctaaaaaataaaaggtaaaCGTGAAAGAGGAAGTTTTGCTGGTTTTCATTTGCAGCAGCTCCTCGGAGTATCATGTTACACTCCCTCCTCATCCCCCTTGGGGAGCATTTACGTGATACCCCTGAGAACAGCGATCTAGCAAACAGCTACGAAGGAGACTGAGGCGGTAAGGAATAAAGAAGGTTGACAGGGAAACCAACAAGGGTGTAACCAGAATTTTTCCTGGGGGGAGAGGAGGTTACAGTCACGAGTTTCCGTGCGTCTTACCGTAGTTCTGCCTTGTTTGTCAGCGAGCTTATATTCAATCGGCGAGAGAGAAAAGCCAATGGGGAATTAAGCATTGGAAAAGATTCATGCCCTTTAGATTCTTCGGATTTGTGCGTTTTCGCAAACCTGAAGTATATTACTTGTTTGCCACTGACTTAACGAAATAACGAAAgaaatttaaagcaattttctttcaagctaACAGCCCGCGACCAAGACTCTTTTAACTAAGTTATATCAGTCTCTTATAGTCGTATATCAATGATATCTAGAGCAAGGTAATCAAGTAGAATAAACTGGCGAGAGAAAACCGTTAAAGTTAACTTAACATCTTCTTAGAGGATCGTGAGCCGAGAGAGTTATCTAGAACTATTTCACCGCTTCTAAGCCACTAAGCACAAGTGTAGTATTTACaataaatgccaaaaaaaagagtCAATACTTGTATTATGACACTTATTGTGTATTTTTCATGCGCAAGAGATTTATTTCTTCTCGATATGCTATTGATTAAGAAACAGATCCGAACAAAAAGGGAAGCTTGAAATTATGAATAACACAGAGGCGAACAAGTCATTTTCGTTTCTAAGTTAAGGTTGTCAGAAAGGATGGTCACTATTGACACATTCTGTCCTAATTATGTATAAGtcaaacaattaaagaaaagagaattCAGAGCTGTGCTTACTTATCTGTTGCCTAATATCAAAGTACCTGATGGTCCTATTACCCCTATGCGAATAGAATTGCTGTCAACAAAGGCAACTGGCCCTTGCGTTAGCAAGAGTACGGTTGAAAAGAAGTAATCAATTAAGTCAAATTATTGGAAAGGTAAGGAGGTTTCAAGTTTACTGACTTTTAAATGAGAGAATGGAATATGTTCTGAAACCACTGAAGCCTCTATAACCAATATTCTACAAATTTGGATTGCATTGTCTTAGCGAAAACAATACCTTTACGTCTGGATGAAACTTTGCAATCTATAGAGCCATAAGGGAGCTTACTTTAAGGCTGGTACGGGTTCTTTGTGCAGATTAATTCTGAAAGGAATGGAATTTTTCGTCCGTCCATCGTCGGTGGTTTGGTTATTATGACCTTCAATTACCTCCTATGACCTTAGGACAAGCAGCGGCTCCATTCCAGTCTCCCAGCGGATCCATTCATCTACTTTGATCGTCATCCTCAACCATGGCCAGGATCAGGAGCTGGTACCGACCGAAGCGTGAACTGAGTCGCTTGTTACCTGATACTTCTAAGATGGCTTTCATTCAatatataaacatttttcactAATTCATTCCTACGCTCGACCTTGCATTAGGTTAATTAAGCCGTGTATGCTATTTGACGAAGCgtaaatgaagaagaaaaggtGCCGCAAATATGTTCTAATCCTTGAATAATCTGATCAGGCattgcatttgattttaaaagcaaattacaGTGGCAGTAACTTTAGGTACCATGTTCAACTTTACTTCCAAGCCTGTCTTGTGAGTCTCGCGCGCACTTTTGGGCATCGTGCAATTTGATTTCAGCTGCCCGGATAAAAGAGATATTAACACCACCTTGAATAGAGTGTTTGTGTAGGTTCGAAGCATTTTAATCTGCATGCAAATAAACCACTGGTTTCTCAAAAGACTGTTAAACAAGTAAACGAGATGCGATAAATATTGAATTATTCATTATTACCCGGTAAACAGTTACTCGCCACTTCGTTACCAACTCAAATACGAGACGTTGAATAAGTGCTACGCAAAATATCATGATTTATGGACTGGCGCTTATTAACCGATCAAGCCTTTAAGAACTGTTTTCACGGAAAGAATCCAGCGATTCAAGCTGGAATGTTAATTTCTGTGTCCAACAAAGGGTAACCAGACCGTGGTGAGAGCTAATTTACTTCTTTCACGAAAGCGTTAATCCCTCTGACAATGGCTCTTGCAGATGTCCTTATCTGTTAAACAAATACTTAGGCTCAAGTGCCAAACGCGCGGTTGAGTTTGTGTGTCTTGCATGCAAGTTTTCCTATGGTCGTGAGGCCTTGCCAAATATTCTTACGCAAGCTGACATTGACaaagcacgaaaaaaaaattcatattttcatcttACAAGAGGTGGTCTCAGTTCGGAAGTCGGTCTAGGTTTTTGcacagaaacaattttttgtcgGTCTTAGTGCACTCGCTACCAAACTTCAAGAGAATGAGGGATGAAATTCCTGTATCAAAGAGCAGTGGTAGAAGCATACCTTACAAAGACTGGGCAACTACAGGTTAGAGAAGCCGTTTTCTAAGTACTTCCTTATTTTTTCGGCTCTTTTAGTCACAGTTAATCATACATTTACGCGAATGTAAAATTTCTACTAATTTGTTCTTTATTCATTACAATGATCCTTGTTTGAATATTTCTGGCAGTGAAGGATGCCAAAGCGCGTCAAATTTCTGTTAGTTTACCGCCAAATTTGAAGAACTACTTCGAGAATGCTTTGAAGAAACCTACGATGGCTAACATCTTCGGGTAAGTCTTTTTTCACGATAAAAGCCAACATCTTCTTCCAGTTCTTCCCATGAAATCTTAAACAATAGTGCTGTACGTCCCTCATAGCAACAAAGCTTGTGTTGTACTTAGGTTCTGTCCACTGCTAAGATAGGCATCTGGTCAGAATTTTCGGTTACAATGAGTATTTAAAGGAATCTTTGACGTTCTTCGCCACAAAAAAGAAGACTTTCCGTTCtctatcagttttctttttatgtcgATATTATATTTATCCttaatttccagttttcaacAAGAGGTACCCCAACGAAGTTTTAGGTCATGGTATAGAAAGACGCGATAGCACGGAAAAGAAAAGCTGGCGTTGCAAAgtagaaaaggaaggaaaatacctCTTAGAGGCAAAAGTAATTAATTTCCATCATTAtttcaagtaaaacaaaaaaaaaccaaaaaactgtGAAGTAGAATGGTCATAGGAAAAGGATTTTAAATTGGGATAAAAAATCGAGCGCTGAAAGATccattgtttttcgtttttcttggAAACAGCTCATGATTCTGAAAATCAAACTCAAACGGAATATTTCGATGGAGACGTAAAGAATTCTCTAATACTCCCTTTCCCTTCAAAGTTTCGTAAAAGCTTACATAATACATCAATCTTACATTAATTATGTTTTCTAACTGAACAGCGGAGATCCCGCTGAAGCCCATGCGCGCCGGAAGTCTCAGAACGCGGGAATGGAAAGGAGGACTATTTTAAGTCACGTGAACAGAAACAAACCTCATCCAAGGATATTCTTTCCGTTTCAAACTGGTGATAGGgtaagaaacaaacaaataattaaagataaatatttttatacttTGATTTAATAAGCGACCATGGCAACCGAACTGTAAAGCCCTAAGAAGAGAGTAGGGGTGGGGTAGTTAAGGAAACATTCTGTTATTAATTTGGTCCTATTGGCTAGGTTCCGCTAAACAGGGTATGCCGGGTATCCAGGGTCTTTCATCTTATGCAGggtgtaaaaatgtttctagTTAGGGTCTTGAACTGGGTGTCTTTCTGTGGAACGGCAGCATCGTGTGTGAACAAGAGCTCATTGTTCATGGTGTAAACCGACGTGTGCTTAAAGGGAGTCTAAATGTATGTGAGCGTCATGGTTGTTCTTGTTCCCTTCAGCTTCAAACATACATGGTTTGGATACCAGAAGACCAAACTTCCAGTTGTTCTCTCCCACCCGTCCCTCAGAGACGTATTGACCGCACCCCTCCCTCAAGAAAATACAATTCAAGAATGAAGGGAAACTTTGGTCAATTCATCGGACTCAACCAGACCACTTATCAAGAAGAAATTTCACAGACACCTTTTCGGCATAGACCTGGTAAGGAATTGTTTTCAAAACGATCAGTCTTTGTTTCCAAATTAATATAAGACATAAGATCATAAATAATTTGCTCAAAATAAGCCACATCATTAAAATGACGTTTACCGTTCTATGCCTAAATTgactttgtctttcttttttgtagtCAATATGGTGGATCACTTCCCCTCAAGCAACAGTAACAAAACCACTTTACATCGTTTGAAAGTCTG from Pocillopora verrucosa isolate sample1 chromosome 14, ASM3666991v2, whole genome shotgun sequence carries:
- the LOC131795069 gene encoding uncharacterized protein; the encoded protein is MPYQGGRYLPPIATPIQTTYQKDYVSQSVEPPKSFKFRSISNLPPINYSNYRNVSKSTKYRDEYQGTFGPAAPSAKPPPYDYPSEDPIGVSTYKANFRETNFPRQGPHPTSPLRKNNPHPKTMTNAFNYPNRGYWVWPHRLQPIKFQ